The genomic stretch ACATTGAGAGGTAAGAGGAATTATCAGGTACCTTGAACGCATCTTGCCCCATTTCCATGATATATTCATAGTCCAATATCATCAAGTCAACCGGCAGACCGCAGCTACAAGCCTCCTGAACACGGTCCATGATATAATCCAGTCGACTCACACAAGTGAAGTGAAATTCAGGATTAACCGCGGATGGAGTCGGCACCCAATCATTTTGAGTAAAGACCTCCTGGATAGTAGACTGAAAGTCTTTATGTTCATCTTCGTCTTTACCTATTTCTTCACCACTGCAGCTTATATCCTTATCTTtatcaacacaaattaacacGTGCACATGAGGGACCTGCCAATGAAGAGGAATTATATAGgtaagaaaacacaaaatgCAATCTGTTCAATGTTCATGAATTATGCCTGTTTTTAAGGACACAGAAATGTCGCAACATAATATACCAATCCACAAACTATTAACAAGAGTTAATTAGTTTTCTTATCGTAAGCAAATTCTAGGCAATTACCCTGGAATCAATGGCCCAAAAAAATTTACGCAAAGCCTCAAGCAAGCCATCCCCACTGATTGCACAAGTACTAGAAATATGCCTGAAAATTACATTGACAGCAGTTTTATGACATACTTTATTATCTGCAAGTCGGAATTTTTACATGAGATTAAAATAAATTCCACATATCTCCGTTGAATGATAAAATAGTTTACCACTGATTGATTCTGAGAGACTTAATATCCAGCTCTTTGCTCAACTCTTCTGCAGTCATTGCATTACAAAGATCTTGCTTGTTGGCTAGTACAAGCACAACAACGTTCTTGAGTTCATCCTGCAGCCAAATTCAATTCCCCGTTGTAAAAAAACATaactcaaatattttatatttccaaACAACTATTCATGGAAATCACGAAACTACCTCCTGCAACATCCTGTGTAACTCATCCCTTGCCTCCAACACTCGGTTCTGGTCGTTGCTATCTACCACAAAAATAAGACCTTTCCTGTTCTGGAAATGCTGCATGTACAGTGGAGGTATCTGTATTGGGAATATCTAGAACAGTCACTGCCTATGAAAAAGTAGAACTTCTGAAATTCAAAAATCATGATACACGTTACAACTATATGATTACCCACTTCACGTAAGAAATCATTCAAAAATAGTACGAGACAAGAGAGAGGAGCTACCCTGTTTTCACCCCCAACATCAAAGGCTGCAATGTTAATATAGGCATGTTTCACCATCTCAACACTACATCCTGCAACAGTAAACAATAGGCACAAAATGCATAAGAAATCAGAAGTAGGCATAAAGAGGATAGGGGGCTACGGGCTCACCGGGGGTGACTATCTCAGTAGAGATTCCTTCAGAGTGAATCTTGTTCAAGATGGTGGTCTTGCCAGAACCATTAAGACCCGCCATCAAAATGAGCTTGTCCCTCCGTGATTTGAGGTCTGCCAAAAGGGTAAAAAATTCCAAATCGAGATCCATAGCACCTAAAACAAGTAGAACCAGAGGCATTATGATTAATGAACAAATTTTCTAACTCTGGTCCCTTTCCAAGAAGGGAGTTACAAAATATCCAGATTCTGCATTCTGCCGAATCCAATTCCCAAATCAACATCAAATTAGCAGAAATCCCCAATAAAAAAAACCGAGGAACAAAGCTATATTGTTGTCTTCATGACTTGTTTAAGAAAAGTCAGAATCCAATAACTACATTCGGCAGAATCCAATAACTACATGCATCATCCAACATCcagtttttcaaccaaattcaacACGAAAACAAGCATAAATCCCACTCGACAAACGGAGGAACAAAGCTAAAGATACGCAGTTCTTGGAACAAAAATGTCCAATTACTagttctaacaaaaaaaattccataaacccagttgagaaatcaaagaaacaatcacattaaattacaaaaattcGAGTCTTACATCACAACctcatttgaagaaaaaaaatccaattcagaaagtaaagaaaaaataCACTGCTATGGAGAAATTCGAGTTCTTTAGCAGAAACCCACTTGAAAGAAACAAGGGATTGAAGAAATATAAGCAACCCTAAATAGAAATTTGCAGAAACCCCATTCAGAAATCAAGGAAACAATCAAATTATACGAAAGAAATTTGCAGAAGCTGACCGTTCGGACTGATCAAGCAACTGGGATAGCAGAACGCATGCAACCCGAAAATCGTTGGCCTTCGCTTCCTCTTCCTGCAGGCTTCAAGAATTGGGATTGAATTTGATATGGTTTTCACTTTCAAGCTTCAAGCTTTAATCTTtagctctctctttctctctctctctttcgtcCAAGCCTATGGTTCTTGAAAAGTCACTGACGACCCGAAGAAGTTTGTCTGTTACGTTTTCAGGCTCTGCCTTTTGAGTTCTCCGGAATACAATTTTCCCGCTCGAATTGGAGTTTGAGCAATTTACAATAATGCTCCTTCTATGAGAGATAATTACAAGTTTTTACCAGCGACCTCTTCCCCTTGAGGCTCGTGTGAGCTGTGAGGTGGTTATGTGACAtgggtattttagtcatttaggtttaaatttttcGCGTTGGACATCATCCCACACGAGAGCGAACAGATTTTTTGGATTCTTTTTATCTTAAAAACATCTCCAACAATTTTGCCCCCAATTGCACTAAAACAGTCTGTTACGCAAATAAAAACAACGGAATAACCGAAAAATGTCGTCTCATTTATGGTACTAGCTAGTGTTTTTTAGCCTATCTAGTTCTACTTGGTTCTTTACTTGGACTAGGACGTTCCCTATTTTTTACGTATTGGGTTTTCCAAGTTTCTTGTGTCTTGTTGGCATCAGGGCTAGTTCAGAGATTTTTGAGACTTGGGACGACATTAAAAAATGTGTCCTCAcatcatataaaaaaattatttgttttcacacgtaagacatcgataaaattatatttagaaaagcgcttcaaactcaataatttaaaaacacggaataactaatttattttgtatcgagagaagaaaaccaaaaaacttcgagcttacaagtagatagattatgagttttgttttccatctaaACTTTTAAAATGCTTTTGTATAAATCGAAAATGcttttgtataaatcgtgaggtattttttcttatttactaacctcgtTAGTATAAgactaaaattat from Pyrus communis chromosome 7, drPyrComm1.1, whole genome shotgun sequence encodes the following:
- the LOC137739172 gene encoding ADP-ribosylation factor 1-like; translated protein: MDLDLEFFTLLADLKSRRDKLILMAGLNGSGKTTILNKIHSEGISTEIVTPGCSVEMVKHAYINIAAFDVGGENRIPPLYMQHFQNRKGLIFVVDSNDQNRVLEARDELHRMLQEDELKNVVVLVLANKQDLCNAMTAEELSKELDIKSLRINQW